In the genome of Paenibacillus sp. FSL R5-0766, one region contains:
- a CDS encoding uroporphyrinogen-III C-methyltransferase, translating to MKPSAPSSDIHHTRSAKGKAGSSIKLFLVMWIVLIALGVVGTYYYSNHLQQQMINQLQAHNQQQIAALKTDYENQLTTISKEVEDLQGQVQSFNELLTFTKDNASDKTDNSNKLYTQLSEVKKQLETLQKKMDLLK from the coding sequence CGGAGCGCCAAAGGCAAGGCTGGATCTTCAATCAAGCTGTTTCTGGTAATGTGGATTGTTCTCATTGCACTAGGAGTCGTTGGAACCTACTATTATAGTAACCATCTCCAGCAACAGATGATTAACCAGCTTCAAGCCCATAATCAGCAGCAGATTGCAGCGCTAAAAACCGACTACGAAAATCAGCTAACAACGATATCAAAGGAAGTAGAAGACCTGCAGGGACAGGTTCAATCCTTCAATGAATTGCTGACTTTCACCAAGGATAATGCAAGTGACAAAACGGATAACAGCAACAAACTGTATACCCAGCTGAGCGAAGTCAAAAAACAACTGGAGACACTCCAGAAAAAGATGGACCTGCTCAAATGA